From Deltaproteobacteria bacterium, the proteins below share one genomic window:
- a CDS encoding DNA polymerase IV — protein sequence MLIYAEVPGFYAEFERAADPALAGRPVIVGGDARKRGAVQAATADARASGVAEGMLVLEALERCPRARAFVTNMRRYREAGAELRTQFRRATDRVEPAGVAAAYLDVSARSEPPSEIAARLRDAVRDELGLPLRVGISGVKFLAKLAAETLDREGVFEIAPDAARAFLDPLPVGRLPGVGPKTEATFAELGVATAGDLVRVDRRWLEERLGNHGLAILSYAQGRDPAGLRAAPHPRSVSQEATFPAPETDRAALEERLASLATRLEEALARERLAAKRVAVKIRYADDEVVTRSHTVVHALSSARELLAQAAPLLNRTQVGTRAVRGLALVAGELTRARRDDRQLDLFGRRL from the coding sequence ATGCTGATCTACGCCGAGGTGCCGGGCTTCTATGCGGAGTTTGAGCGCGCGGCGGATCCCGCGCTGGCCGGGCGACCCGTGATAGTCGGAGGCGATGCGCGCAAGCGCGGCGCGGTGCAGGCGGCGACGGCGGACGCGCGCGCGTCTGGCGTCGCGGAAGGAATGCTCGTGCTCGAGGCGCTCGAGCGCTGCCCGCGCGCGCGCGCGTTCGTGACGAACATGCGCCGCTATCGCGAGGCTGGCGCGGAGCTGCGCACGCAGTTCCGGCGCGCCACCGATCGCGTGGAGCCGGCGGGCGTCGCGGCCGCGTACCTCGACGTGTCCGCGCGCAGCGAGCCGCCGAGCGAAATCGCGGCGCGTCTTCGCGATGCGGTGCGCGATGAGCTTGGGCTGCCGCTCCGCGTCGGCATCTCGGGCGTGAAGTTCCTGGCCAAGCTCGCCGCGGAGACGCTCGACCGCGAAGGCGTCTTCGAGATCGCGCCCGATGCGGCGCGCGCCTTCCTCGACCCGCTTCCGGTGGGGCGGCTGCCGGGCGTCGGGCCGAAGACCGAGGCGACCTTCGCCGAGCTCGGCGTCGCGACCGCGGGCGACCTCGTGCGGGTCGACCGGCGCTGGCTCGAAGAGCGGCTCGGGAACCACGGCCTCGCGATTCTCTCCTACGCCCAGGGCCGGGATCCCGCTGGGCTTCGGGCCGCGCCGCACCCGCGCAGCGTGAGCCAAGAGGCGACGTTCCCTGCGCCCGAGACCGATCGCGCCGCCCTCGAGGAGAGGCTTGCGAGCCTCGCGACGCGGCTCGAAGAGGCGCTCGCCCGCGAGCGGCTCGCCGCGAAGCGCGTGGCCGTGAAGATTCGGTACGCGGACGACGAGGTCGTCACGCGGAGTCACACCGTCGTGCACGCCCTCAGCAGCGCACGCGAGCTGCTCGCCCAGGCCGCGCCGCTGCTGAACCGCACCCAGGTTGGGACGCGCGCCGTCCGCGGC
- a CDS encoding penicillin acylase family protein: MADASGMPGAGWSTRARFTALIVAVALGLAGITLWRETRRERRSAHPPATGTLATTGLSARLEIVRDKRGVPHVRAASERDAWFGLGYAHAQDRLGQLAWQRRLALGTSAEVIGEDGFASDVLARTLDFAGLAARDLASARPASRAALEAYAAGVNAWIAQLRDEVAAPPLGLAEPLDSLEAWAPVHSLAIAKQHAFALADPIAEILVLEQVVRSLGAGPARGLFPDGVGTAAGAAPARRAARFDASAVRRLAAARRALGLAGESVGSAGFIVAGESARRGRALLGADLHFAPTAPARMYEAHVRGGALEVAGATLPGVPGVWAGFNPDVAWALVHTPAVVVDLFEETLYAKDPNRFFDAGKWRELKHREERIRVRGAEERVLEVRATSRGPLIDALFPEVGRPLAVRFAGQLGGGVDALLGLAHARDIAGAREALRAHVEPVVAALLVDARGAGLVQLAGAIPRRAYPSGLQPVPASNAAYDWSSRLALDELPVDSLAAGTPWLIAADAPLAGGASRIEYLWRPGARDAQLRARLGELTRAGRPGLAQLVALQSDTGSQLALRTVASMLALTADASALGSRERELLDLLREWDGASGEASRAAAAFHVLSSRTLPALLEPALGAELARAYLALPRVPAHALLSDALASAATGGDENAPWTSPELARSALLRALRETSLALGAELGANPAQWTWGRLHGVRFAPLWPGAFAERDPALGPFAVGGASDAISASEFALAQGDFDARVIASYRLLVDAGNLDQALTAFAPGQSEHAGHPHAFDAVERWRQGKPSLLSTSDPVIEDGPVQALQLEPAR, from the coding sequence GTGGCGGACGCTTCAGGCATGCCCGGGGCCGGCTGGTCGACGCGCGCGCGCTTCACGGCGCTGATCGTCGCCGTCGCGCTCGGGCTCGCGGGGATCACGTTGTGGCGAGAGACCCGGCGCGAGCGGCGCAGCGCGCACCCGCCCGCGACCGGAACGCTCGCGACGACAGGCCTCAGCGCGCGGCTCGAGATCGTGCGCGACAAGCGCGGCGTGCCCCACGTGCGCGCCGCTAGCGAGCGCGACGCGTGGTTCGGGCTCGGGTACGCGCACGCGCAGGATCGGCTCGGCCAACTCGCGTGGCAGCGACGCCTCGCGCTGGGAACGAGCGCCGAGGTGATCGGCGAGGACGGCTTCGCGAGCGACGTGCTCGCGCGCACACTCGATTTCGCGGGCCTCGCTGCGCGCGACCTCGCGAGCGCGCGGCCCGCTTCCCGCGCTGCGCTCGAGGCGTATGCCGCCGGCGTCAACGCGTGGATCGCGCAGCTGCGAGACGAAGTGGCGGCGCCACCGCTCGGCCTCGCGGAGCCCCTCGACTCGCTCGAGGCGTGGGCGCCGGTGCACTCGCTCGCGATCGCGAAGCAGCACGCGTTTGCGCTCGCGGATCCGATCGCGGAGATCCTTGTGCTCGAGCAGGTCGTCCGGTCATTAGGCGCCGGGCCCGCGCGCGGGCTGTTCCCGGACGGCGTCGGAACCGCCGCCGGCGCGGCGCCGGCTCGCCGCGCTGCGCGCTTCGATGCGAGCGCAGTACGGCGCCTCGCAGCGGCGCGGCGCGCACTCGGTCTCGCGGGTGAGTCGGTCGGCAGCGCGGGCTTCATCGTGGCGGGCGAGAGCGCGCGGCGCGGGCGTGCGCTGCTCGGCGCTGACCTGCACTTCGCGCCAACCGCGCCTGCGCGGATGTACGAGGCGCACGTGCGAGGGGGCGCGCTCGAAGTCGCGGGGGCGACGCTGCCCGGCGTGCCCGGCGTCTGGGCGGGCTTCAATCCCGACGTGGCGTGGGCGCTCGTGCACACGCCGGCCGTCGTCGTCGACTTGTTCGAGGAGACGCTCTACGCGAAGGATCCCAATCGTTTCTTCGACGCGGGCAAGTGGCGCGAGCTGAAGCATCGCGAGGAGCGCATCCGCGTGCGCGGCGCCGAAGAACGCGTGCTCGAGGTGCGCGCGACCAGCCGCGGGCCGCTCATCGACGCGCTCTTTCCCGAGGTCGGCCGGCCGCTCGCGGTTCGCTTCGCGGGTCAACTCGGCGGCGGCGTCGACGCGTTGTTGGGGCTGGCGCACGCGCGCGACATCGCGGGCGCACGCGAAGCGCTGCGCGCGCACGTGGAGCCCGTCGTGGCGGCGCTGCTCGTCGACGCGCGCGGTGCGGGGCTCGTGCAGCTCGCGGGCGCGATTCCGCGGCGCGCGTACCCGAGCGGCCTCCAGCCCGTGCCCGCGTCGAACGCGGCCTACGACTGGAGCTCGCGCCTCGCGCTCGACGAGCTGCCTGTGGATTCGCTCGCCGCGGGCACGCCGTGGCTGATCGCCGCCGATGCGCCGCTGGCCGGAGGCGCGAGCCGCATCGAGTACTTGTGGCGCCCCGGCGCGCGCGATGCGCAGCTGCGCGCGCGGCTCGGCGAGCTCACCCGCGCGGGGCGCCCCGGTCTCGCGCAGCTCGTCGCGCTGCAGAGCGACACCGGCTCGCAGCTCGCGCTGCGCACCGTCGCATCGATGCTCGCGCTGACCGCTGATGCGAGCGCGCTCGGCAGCCGCGAGCGCGAGCTGCTCGACTTGTTACGGGAGTGGGACGGCGCGAGCGGCGAGGCGAGTCGCGCTGCAGCCGCCTTCCACGTGCTGAGCTCCCGCACGCTGCCCGCGCTGCTCGAGCCCGCGCTCGGCGCCGAGCTCGCGCGCGCCTACCTCGCGCTGCCGCGCGTCCCGGCGCACGCGCTGCTCTCGGATGCGCTCGCGAGCGCCGCGACCGGCGGCGACGAGAATGCGCCCTGGACCTCGCCGGAGCTCGCGCGCTCGGCGCTGCTGCGCGCACTGCGCGAGACCTCGCTCGCGCTTGGCGCCGAGCTCGGCGCGAACCCCGCGCAGTGGACGTGGGGGCGCCTGCACGGCGTGCGCTTCGCGCCGCTCTGGCCGGGCGCATTCGCCGAGCGCGATCCCGCGCTCGGGCCGTTCGCGGTCGGCGGTGCGAGCGACGCGATCTCGGCTTCGGAGTTCGCGCTCGCGCAGGGCGACTTCGACGCGCGCGTGATCGCGAGCTATCGGCTGCTCGTGGACGCGGGCAATCTCGATCAAGCGCTCACGGCCTTCGCGCCGGGGCAGTCCGAGCACGCGGGTCATCCGCATGCGTTCGACGCGGTGGAGCGCTGGCGCCAAGGCAAGCCGAGTCTGTTGTCGACGAGCGACCCGGTGATCGAGGACGGCCCGGTGCAGGCGCTGCAGCTGGAGCCCGCGCGCTGA